The following proteins come from a genomic window of Metarhizium brunneum chromosome 2, complete sequence:
- the LAC12_2 gene encoding Lactose permease — protein sequence MAPSAAHTADGILPPIDLKAIRPFWKRRNGILLYFLLTSSLFTSAALGIDGSMTNGMQVLPTWQERFGHPTGSKLGFFGASNAIGGVIPFLTLSWMGDKFGRRIPTALGSLVIIIGVLVEFFATSLNMYIGGKMVLGFGSGLVQMTAAVLVTELSHPKERVQVTTFYNTSIVLGYVIGAWATYGCFRIPNQWSWRLPTLIQIVPSAYQLALIFFSPESPRWLVAKGRKEEAREILVKYHGECDPGSPVVAFEFAEIQEVIAKEAEQNMTWREFFSSVPNLKRIGLCFATAVFSQSSGNLLVSNYLTQILKDTGVNADKDITLVNGMVTLWQYMVALTVTVIIDKFKRRTFFLVGSGGVVVTFVVWTIAAQQYLEKNSLAAGRVVLACIFIFQAFYTFAWTNLVVTYPLEVVTYQMRAKTWAFVLLTIQVASIFGGYVNPIGLENIGWKFYIYYCVWVTIIFLVVYFFFVETAGPTLEELAYLFDGAEAKMNIMHATKGIEDSAAHMEEKPGQKLV from the exons ATGGCTCCCTCTGCTGCTCATACCGCGGATGGCATCCTTCCGCCTATCGATCTCAAGGCCATTCGTCCTTtttggaagagaagaaacgGCATCCTGCTCTACTTCCTTCTTACTTCGTCGCTCTTCACGAGCGCTGCTCTTGGCATCGATGGG TCCATGACCAATGGCATGCAGGTCCTGCCCACTTGGCAGGAACGATTCGGCCACCCAACGGGCTCAAAGCTAGGCTTCTTCGGCGCTTCCAACGCCATTGGCGGAGTGATACCGTTCCTCACGCTGAGCTGGATGGGTGACAAGTTTGGCCGCCGCATCCCCACCGCCCTGGGCTCCCtggtcatcatcatcggcgtcCTTGTTGAGTTCTTTGCAACTTCGCTCAACATGTACATTGGCGGCAAGATGGTTCTTGGCTTTGGGAGCGGCTTGGTGCAAATGACGGCTGCTGTCCTGGTGACGGAGCTAAGCCACCCCAAGGAGCGAGTCCAGGTGACGACGTTCTACAATACCTCCATTGTTCTGGGTTACGTCATTGGCGCTTGGGCAACGTATGGCTGTTTCCGGATCCCCAACCAGTGGTCGTGGAGATTGCCTACTCTCATTCAGATTGTCCCCTCTGCGTACCAGCTCGCGTtgatcttcttctctccagaGTCTCCCCGGTGGCTGGTTGCCAAGGGCAGGAAGGAGGAGGCAAGGGAAATCTTGGTCAAGTATCACGGCGAATGCGACCCCGGTTCCCCTGTGGTTGCGTTCGAGTTTGCGGAAATCCAAGAGGTTATTGCCAAGGAAGCCGAGCAAAACATGACCTGGAGGGAATTCTTCTCGTCCGTCCCCAACCTGAAACGAATCGGTCTCTGTTTTGCGACGGCAGTCTTTAGCCAAAGCTCTGGAAATCTGCTCGTGTCCAACTACCTGACCCAGATTCTTAAAGACACCGGCGTCAACGCTGACAAGGACATTACTCTTGTCAATGGCATGGTCACGCTGTGGCAGTACATGGTCGCTCTGACTGTCACTGTCATAATAGACAAGTTTAAGCGACGGACATTCTTCCTCGTTGGTTCCGGGGGTGTCGTCGTCACATTCGTTGTTTGGACCATTGCTGCCCAGCAGTATCTCGAGAAGAATTCGCTAGCTGCAGGCCGTGTGGTGCTTGCctgcatcttcatcttccaagCATTTTACACTTTTGCATGGACCAACTTGGTTGTCACCTACCCCCTCGAGGTCGTCACGTACCAGATGCGGGCCAAGACGTGGGCGTTTGTGCTGTTGACTATTCAAGTTGCGTCCATCTTTGGAGGCTATGTGAACCCAATTGGCTTGGAGAATATTGGCTGGAAGTTCTACATCTACTACTGTGTTTGGGTGACAATCAttttcctcgtcgtctaCTTCTTCTTCGTTGAGACTGCAGGACCAACACTTGAGGAACTCGCATATCTGTTTGATGGCGCCGAGGCAAAGATGAATATCATGCATGCGACAAAGGGAATAGAGGATTCCGCAGCGCACATGGAGGAGAAGCCAGGGCAGAAGTTGGTTTAA